A stretch of DNA from Candidatus Cloacimonadota bacterium:
AGCAGTTTAAAGAGAAACCCGATTTGGAAACGGCAAAAGATTTTATCGCTTCCGGAAACTTTGCTTGGAATAGTGGAATGTTCCTTTGGCGGATTGATTCGATATTGCAGGCGTTCGAGGAATTCATGCCCGAACTTAATTTCAAATTAGGTGAGATTAAAAAATGCCTTGCAGATGATCCGGCAGGAATTGCAAAAATATATAAAGATATTCCCAGTATTCCGATTGATATCGGTGTGATGGAAAAGGCGGATAACACTGTCGTGATACCGGTGGATATTGATTGGAATGACATTGGCAGCTGGAAAACAGTAGCGGAAATGATGGACAAAGATGAAAATGGAAATTTCTTTTCTGCCGCAGCGCTTAGTATTGACTCAAAGAATAATTACGTTTTATCAACCCAAAAAGATAAACCGATTGCCATCATCGGAATTGAAGATTGTGCTATTGTCGAAACAACCGATGCTCTGCTGATTTGTAAAAAAGATAAGGCACAGGATGTGAAAAGAATTGTTAATATTTTAGAAAAGAGGAAGAATGCAAGACAATAAAATTTTTCGATTCCCGATTTTTCTTCGAACAGTTTCAATAGTGATTGGACTTCTTGCTTTAGTTTGGGCAATTTATTTTATCACCGGTCCCATCTCTCAAGTTGATAAGTGGTTTAAAAAGGTTGCTCCCTTTATCGTCTTGGTTTTAGTTGGAAATGTGATGTATAAAAATTTATT
This window harbors:
- a CDS encoding mannose-1-phosphate guanylyltransferase, coding for MIALIMAGGIGTRFWPLSTQENPKQFLNILGEKSMIRQTVDRILPQIKSEDIYVVTNISQASLVRKHLPELPEDNIISEPYGRNTAACIGLAAIILNKKYPAEETMLVLAADHFIGKQTKFLKIIDYCSNFVKEEKKLLTFGIQPHYPATGYGYIESGKEISSDESRRIVIQRDEYPIYNVKQFKEKPDLETAKDFIASGNFAWNSGMFLWRIDSILQAFEEFMPELNFKLGEIKKCLADDPAGIAKIYKDIPSIPIDIGVMEKADNTVVIPVDIDWNDIGSWKTVAEMMDKDENGNFFSAAALSIDSKNNYVLSTQKDKPIAIIGIEDCAIVETTDALLICKKDKAQDVKRIVNILEKRKNARQ